A single Drosophila miranda strain MSH22 chromosome XR, D.miranda_PacBio2.1, whole genome shotgun sequence DNA region contains:
- the LOC108151224 gene encoding putative uncharacterized protein DDB_G0271606, whose translation MQLKPPKTRNMASLKDEEQAATTSSNNNNNTNNINNNHSNSNSQNEDELKVKRESLEARKQALEQRLSEKSWLLQQMQKQESAIINGNYEQMTINEFFSQLAQQYKHEQQLQALTKESSSILRRKQSTTSRESRESQQTSSNSINNINNNRQSETMSNRSSEYDNYQPAGGVGDMLVIGVAQQQAQQQHPMVKSALKKRPTPTPSQMQYMRQQQSHHLMMPYQRSQPDVISMYSANSSNVATLRQPPQVSPQQQPIIVQCDKYYLSPTHQIYNDCGFIKSSQVIKKYVSPLASPGNHSYEQQAQHAQHKHPQHRQLDAISLAPSYASVDMDAQQQQQQQQYRWRSQSHIAPLTPPQLGIIEVKSHSSDMLAALLPSRYPPHDEISLSSTSVTIEKKAKPKQWLESSLDGPAVIRQLDSQPHSPAGSSSNGSCSQAAAATKPRAKLSSQSMSVSGAGVGRHYSMSNQRPVQNYPSASYAVTTSSKALLSQSTSYLNAMEQTMGISVSYPLEPLEIPPFRQLPPKPNQMQPTPPPRPPPVQQSHNNGGGTGSASGIGSAIQTALVSPPLAVATASLSPDIRIESPKNMTVVQQATFQPYKEVTKPFEMSDFYKYSTKFKQKEVGRPE comes from the coding sequence ATGCAATTGAAACCGCCCAAGACAAGAAACATGGCCAGTCTTAAAGATGAGGAGCAGGCGGCGACCacaagcagcaacaacaacaacaacacaaatAACATAAACAATaaccacagcaacagcaacagccagaaTGAGGATGAGTTGAAAGTGAAGCGGGAGTCTCTGGAGGCGCGTAAGCAGGCCCTGGAGCAGCGCCTCAGCGAGAAGAGTTGGCTGTTGCAGCAGATGCAGAAGCAGGAGTCGGCCATCATCAACGGCAACTACGAGCAGATGACCATCAACGAGTTCTTCTCCCAGCTGGCACAGCAGTACAAGCacgagcagcagctccaggcCCTGACCAAGGAGAGCAGCTCAATCCTGAGGCGCAAGCAGAGCACCACCAGTCGGGAGAGTCGCGAGAGCCAGCagaccagcagcaacagcatcaataACATCAACAACAATCGCCAGTCGGAGACGATGTCGAATCGCAGCTCCGAGTACGACAACTATCAGCCAGCTGGGGGCGTGGGTGACATGCTGGTGATAGGCGTGGCACAGCAGcaggcccagcagcagcatccgaTGGTGAAGAGCGCCCTCAAGAAGCGGCCTACGCCAACGCCAAGCCAAATGCAGTACATGAGGCAACAGCAGTCGCATCACCTGATGATGCCGTATCAGAGATCCCAGCCGGATGTTATATCCATGTACTCGGCCAACTCCTCGAACGTGGCCACGCTGAGGCAGCCGCCGCAGGTgtcgccgcagcagcagcccatcATAGTGCAGTGCGACAAGTACTACTTGTCGCCCACGCATCAGATCTACAATGACTGTGGCTTCATTAAGTCCAGTCAGGTTATCAAGAAGTACGTGTCCCCGCTGGCGTCGCCAGGCAACCACAGCTACGAGCAGCAGGCGCAGCATGCGCAGCACAAGCATCCACAGCACCGTCAGCTAGATGCTATCTCCCTGGCCCCCAGCTATGCATCGGTGGACATGGAtgcgcaacagcagcagcagcagcaacaatatcGCTGGCGTTCCCAGTCCCATATCGCCCCTTTGACGCCTCCACAGCTAGGGATCATTGAGGTGAAGTCGCATTCTAGCGACATGCTAGCAGCTCTTTTGCCAAGTCGCTATCCGCCGCACGATGAGATCTCGCTGTCGTCCACCTCGGTCACCATCGAAAAGAAGGCCAAGCCAAAACAGTGGCTGGAGTCCTCTCTGGATGGACCCGCTGTGATTCGCCAGCTAGACTCTCAGCCACACAGTCCAGCCGGGAGCAGCAGTAATGGGAGCTGCAGtcaggcagcggcagccaccAAACCACGGGCCAAGCTCTCCTCCCAGTCCATGTCGGTATCGGGGGCCGGTGTGGGTCGTCACTATTCCATGTCTAATCAGCGGCCAGTGCAAAACTACCCGAGTGCCAGCTATGCGGTGACCACCAGCTCAAAGGCGCTGCTCAGTCAGTCCACATCGTATCTGAATGCCATGGAACAGACGATGGGCATATCGGTTTCGTATCCCCTGGAACCCCTGGAGATACCGCCATTCCGCCAGCTACCCCCCAAACCCAATCAGATGCAGCCAACACCGCCTCCCAGGCCGCCGCCAGTTCAGCAGAGTCACAACAATGGAGGTGGGACTGGGAGTGCGAGTGGGATTGGAAGTGCTATACAGACAGCGCTGGTGTCCCCTCCGTTGGCCGTTGCTACGGCCAGTCTGTCGCCGGATATACGTATAGAGTCGCCAAAGAACATGACCGTGGTGCAGCAGGCCACTTTTCAGCCCTACAAGGAGGTGACAAAACCCTTCGAGATGTCCGACTTCTACAAGTATTCCACCAAATTCAAACAGAAAGAGGTCGGAAGACCCGAATGA